Proteins found in one Oncorhynchus mykiss isolate Arlee chromosome 3, USDA_OmykA_1.1, whole genome shotgun sequence genomic segment:
- the LOC110505096 gene encoding uncharacterized protein LOC110505096 isoform X2, with protein sequence MEKCRLSAFLLLVHIGLSSVLEAQVSVEPQVTGYLGNDVTLRCKLLQGNLIQAEWQWEISDTEKFTIAVFSPNLGQNISESPLKGRLEFAGASTGDSSITIKDVEMTDAGKYICLLTVFPSGSIARTTILTVLNQIPPPSSGEVVGIVTAALLVTVVVTATAYLIIVRKRHKAIFNPSVSIDTSSLVVNADRTGREEDLVYSEIVRFNIDKRKAHDPSGEDQKDADVKPAEDVTYSAVAVGNQHSLREDTVYSQVVRKDWDIDDVWIV encoded by the exons ATGGAAAAATGCAGACTGTCTGCCTTTTTGCTGCTGGTACACATTGGCCTCTCTTCAG TGTTGGAAGCTCAGGTCAGTGTTGAACCACAGGTGACAGGGTACCTGGGTAATGATGTCACACTGCGTTGTAAGTTGCTCCAGGGCAATCTCATTCAGGCTGAGTGGCAGTGGGAGATATCAGATACTGAAAAGTTTACCATAGCTGTCTTTAGCCCTAATTTAGGTCAAAACATTTCTGAGTCACCTCTAAAAGGGAGGTTGGAGTTCGCTGGAGCTTCCACAGGTGATTCCTCTATTACTATAAAAGATGTGGAGATGACTGATGCAGGGAAATACATCTGTCTCCTGACAGTCTTCCCTAGTGGCTCAATTGCGAGGACAACCATCCTCACTGTACTGA ATCAGATTCCACCTCCATCATCTGGCGAGGTTGTGGGAATTGTTACCGCAGCCCTCCTGGTAACAGTTGTCGTGACAGCCACAGCTTACCTCATCATTGTCAGGAAGAG GCACAAGGCTATATTCAACCCCTCTGTCAGCATTG ATACAAGCAGCCTGGTGGTCAATGCAGACaggacaggaagagaagag GACCTGGTTTATTCTGAGATCGTCAGATTCAACATTGACAAGAGGAAAGCACACGACCCATCTGGAGAAGACCAGAAAGATGCAGACGTCAAGCCAGCTGAGGATGTCACCTACTCTGCAGTGGCAGTGGGAAACCAGCATTCTTTAAGGGAAGACACAGTTTACTCTCAGGTGGTGAGAAAGGACTGGGACATAGATGATGTATGGATTGTCTAA
- the LOC110505096 gene encoding uncharacterized protein LOC110505096 isoform X1 — protein MEKCRLSAFLLLVHIGLSSVVLEAQVSVEPQVTGYLGNDVTLRCKLLQGNLIQAEWQWEISDTEKFTIAVFSPNLGQNISESPLKGRLEFAGASTGDSSITIKDVEMTDAGKYICLLTVFPSGSIARTTILTVLNQIPPPSSGEVVGIVTAALLVTVVVTATAYLIIVRKRHKAIFNPSVSIDTSSLVVNADRTGREEDLVYSEIVRFNIDKRKAHDPSGEDQKDADVKPAEDVTYSAVAVGNQHSLREDTVYSQVVRKDWDIDDVWIV, from the exons ATGGAAAAATGCAGACTGTCTGCCTTTTTGCTGCTGGTACACATTGGCCTCTCTTCAG TAGTGTTGGAAGCTCAGGTCAGTGTTGAACCACAGGTGACAGGGTACCTGGGTAATGATGTCACACTGCGTTGTAAGTTGCTCCAGGGCAATCTCATTCAGGCTGAGTGGCAGTGGGAGATATCAGATACTGAAAAGTTTACCATAGCTGTCTTTAGCCCTAATTTAGGTCAAAACATTTCTGAGTCACCTCTAAAAGGGAGGTTGGAGTTCGCTGGAGCTTCCACAGGTGATTCCTCTATTACTATAAAAGATGTGGAGATGACTGATGCAGGGAAATACATCTGTCTCCTGACAGTCTTCCCTAGTGGCTCAATTGCGAGGACAACCATCCTCACTGTACTGA ATCAGATTCCACCTCCATCATCTGGCGAGGTTGTGGGAATTGTTACCGCAGCCCTCCTGGTAACAGTTGTCGTGACAGCCACAGCTTACCTCATCATTGTCAGGAAGAG GCACAAGGCTATATTCAACCCCTCTGTCAGCATTG ATACAAGCAGCCTGGTGGTCAATGCAGACaggacaggaagagaagag GACCTGGTTTATTCTGAGATCGTCAGATTCAACATTGACAAGAGGAAAGCACACGACCCATCTGGAGAAGACCAGAAAGATGCAGACGTCAAGCCAGCTGAGGATGTCACCTACTCTGCAGTGGCAGTGGGAAACCAGCATTCTTTAAGGGAAGACACAGTTTACTCTCAGGTGGTGAGAAAGGACTGGGACATAGATGATGTATGGATTGTCTAA